The following proteins are encoded in a genomic region of Nomascus leucogenys isolate Asia chromosome 17, Asia_NLE_v1, whole genome shotgun sequence:
- the MEA1 gene encoding male-enhanced antigen 1 isoform X1: MGPEGHLPGAPARMATVVLGGDTMGPERIFPNQTEEVGPHQGPSEGTGDWSSEEPEEEQEETGSGPAGYSYQPLNQDPEQEEVELAPVGDGDVVADIQDRIQALGLHLPDPPLESEDEDEEGATALNNHSSIPMDPEHVELVKRTMAGVSLPAPGVPAWAREISDAQWEDVVQKALQARQASPAWK; encoded by the exons ATGGGGCCTGAAGGGCATCTGCCAGGCG cccctgcccggatGGCAACAGTAGTTCTAGGAGGAGACACCATGGGCCCTGAGCGTATCTTCCCCAATCAGACTGAGGAAGTGGGACCACATCAGGGCCCTTCAGAAGGCACTGGGGATTGGAGCAGTGAGGAGCCTGAGGAAGAGCAGGAGGAAACGGGGTCAGGCCCAGCTGGCTACTCCTACCAGCCCCTGAACCAAGATCCTGAACAAGAGGAGGTGGAACTGGCACCAGTGGGGGATGGAGATGTAGTTGCTGACATCCAGGATCGAATCCAG GCCCTGGGGCTTCATTTGCCAGACCCACCATTAGAGAgtgaagatgaagatgaggagGGAGCTACAGCATTGAACAACCACAGCTCTATTCCCATGGACCCAG AACATGTAGAGCTGGTGAAGAGGACGATGGCTGGAGTAAGCCTGCCTGCACCAGGGGTTCCTGCCTGGGCTCGGGAGATATCGGATGCCCAGTGGGAAGATGTGGTACAGAAAGCCCTCCAAGCCCGGCAGGCATCCCCTGCCTGGAAGTGA
- the MEA1 gene encoding male-enhanced antigen 1 isoform X2: MATVVLGGDTMGPERIFPNQTEEVGPHQGPSEGTGDWSSEEPEEEQEETGSGPAGYSYQPLNQDPEQEEVELAPVGDGDVVADIQDRIQALGLHLPDPPLESEDEDEEGATALNNHSSIPMDPEHVELVKRTMAGVSLPAPGVPAWAREISDAQWEDVVQKALQARQASPAWK; this comes from the exons atGGCAACAGTAGTTCTAGGAGGAGACACCATGGGCCCTGAGCGTATCTTCCCCAATCAGACTGAGGAAGTGGGACCACATCAGGGCCCTTCAGAAGGCACTGGGGATTGGAGCAGTGAGGAGCCTGAGGAAGAGCAGGAGGAAACGGGGTCAGGCCCAGCTGGCTACTCCTACCAGCCCCTGAACCAAGATCCTGAACAAGAGGAGGTGGAACTGGCACCAGTGGGGGATGGAGATGTAGTTGCTGACATCCAGGATCGAATCCAG GCCCTGGGGCTTCATTTGCCAGACCCACCATTAGAGAgtgaagatgaagatgaggagGGAGCTACAGCATTGAACAACCACAGCTCTATTCCCATGGACCCAG AACATGTAGAGCTGGTGAAGAGGACGATGGCTGGAGTAAGCCTGCCTGCACCAGGGGTTCCTGCCTGGGCTCGGGAGATATCGGATGCCCAGTGGGAAGATGTGGTACAGAAAGCCCTCCAAGCCCGGCAGGCATCCCCTGCCTGGAAGTGA